One stretch of Amycolatopsis sp. NBC_00345 DNA includes these proteins:
- a CDS encoding sarcosine oxidase subunit gamma, with amino-acid sequence MTAEILRRAPLGDAALPAVLGAEERPFLTQLTLRVREGHEAVGAVLGVPLPLAPCTFASGTGDFGAVDVLWLGPDEYLVLAAPGVAGLEPAVRAAIGVGAVTDVSAQRTTVALSGPAVRDVLAHGCSIDLHPKAAPPGTCVQTLLARTGVILLVRGDDEYTVLVRQSFAAYFAAWLADAALEYREQT; translated from the coding sequence GTGACGGCTGAAATCCTGCGCCGCGCGCCACTCGGGGATGCGGCGCTTCCCGCGGTACTCGGCGCCGAGGAGCGACCGTTCCTGACTCAGCTAACGCTGCGAGTGCGTGAGGGCCACGAGGCGGTGGGCGCCGTGCTCGGCGTCCCGCTGCCGTTGGCGCCCTGCACTTTCGCCTCTGGAACGGGGGACTTCGGGGCCGTCGACGTGCTGTGGCTGGGCCCGGACGAGTACCTCGTGCTCGCCGCTCCCGGCGTGGCCGGGCTGGAACCCGCCGTGCGGGCGGCGATCGGGGTGGGCGCGGTGACCGACGTTTCGGCGCAGCGCACCACCGTGGCTCTCTCCGGTCCGGCGGTGCGCGACGTGCTGGCCCACGGCTGCTCGATCGACCTGCACCCGAAGGCGGCGCCGCCTGGCACCTGCGTGCAGACCCTGCTCGCGCGGACCGGCGTCATCCTCCTGGTCCGCGGGGACGACGAGTACACGGTCCTGGTCCGGCAGTCGTTCGCGGCCTACTTCGCCGCGTGGCTGGCCGACGCCGCACTCGAATACCGGGAGCAGACATGA
- the purU gene encoding formyltetrahydrofolate deformylase: MTQHFTLTLRCPERSGIVHAVTTFLVGRGCDIVEHQQFDDDVRGSLFLRTAFSCSESTVDDLTRAFAPVAGEFGMEFQFSGAEPDRVLVMVSKFGHCLNDLLFRWRAGSLGAEIALVVSNHEDLRPMAEAAGVPFAHVPVTPATKAEAEQRLLDLVGEHSIDLVVLARYMQVLSDELCAKLQGRAINIHHSFLPGFKGAKPYHQAYDRGVKYVGATAHYVTPALDEGPIIEQEVQRVDHTHSPRALVTVGRDAEALALSRAVRWHCERRVLLNGNSTVVFR; encoded by the coding sequence ATGACCCAGCACTTCACCTTGACCCTCCGCTGCCCGGAACGCTCGGGCATCGTGCACGCCGTCACGACGTTCCTCGTCGGCCGCGGCTGCGACATCGTGGAGCACCAGCAGTTCGACGACGACGTCCGCGGCTCGCTGTTCCTGCGCACCGCGTTCAGCTGCAGTGAGTCCACTGTGGACGACCTGACCCGCGCCTTCGCACCGGTGGCCGGCGAGTTCGGCATGGAGTTCCAGTTCTCCGGCGCCGAGCCGGACCGGGTGCTGGTGATGGTCTCGAAGTTCGGGCACTGCCTCAACGACCTGCTGTTCCGCTGGCGCGCGGGCAGCCTCGGCGCGGAGATCGCGCTGGTGGTGTCGAACCACGAGGACCTGCGCCCGATGGCGGAGGCGGCCGGCGTGCCGTTCGCGCACGTGCCGGTCACGCCCGCCACGAAGGCCGAGGCGGAGCAACGGCTGCTGGACCTGGTCGGCGAGCACTCGATCGACCTCGTGGTGCTGGCCCGCTACATGCAGGTCCTCTCCGACGAGCTGTGCGCGAAGCTGCAGGGCCGCGCGATCAACATCCACCACTCGTTCCTGCCCGGCTTCAAGGGCGCCAAGCCCTACCACCAGGCCTACGACCGCGGCGTCAAGTACGTCGGCGCCACCGCCCACTACGTCACCCCGGCGCTGGACGAGGGCCCGATCATCGAGCAGGAAGTGCAGCGCGTCGACCACACGCACTCGCCGCGCGCGCTGGTCACCGTCGGCCGCGACGCCGAGGCGCTCGCGCTTTCGCGCGCCGTGCGCTGGCACTGCGAGCGCCGCGTCCTGCTCAACGGCAACAGCACCGTCGTCTTCCGCTGA
- a CDS encoding GcvT family protein, whose translation MTRVVIIGAGIVGANLADELTARGWTDVTVLDQGPLPLTGGSTSHAPGLVFQTNASKAMTEFASYTVEKLRSLEVDGLPCFNQVGGMEVASTPARWHDLKRKQGWATSWGVEARLIDAAECVERWPLLDGSSVLGALYVPTDGLAKASRAVVALARRAESRGARFVGSTRVTGVRQSGGRVTGVETDQGEFAADVVVSCAGFWGREIGAMVGLDVPLLPLAHQYAKTGQIAELIGRNTEAGEASLPILRHQDQDLYFREHVDRIGIGSYAHRPMPVEPLAASAEVTESSMPSMLPFTEEDFAPSWEEGRLLLPALRQAKVEEGFNGIFSFTPDGQSLVGESTEVRGFWVAEAIWVTHSAGIAKAVAEQLVHGRSETDLHELDLHRFEDVQLAPEYVSETSQQNFVEIYDVLHPLQPKLSPRNLRVSPFHARQRELGAVFLEAAGWERPHWFEANAPLLKQLPHDYLPPARDSWAAQFHSPIAAAEAWHTRNGVALYDMTPLKRVEVSGPGALDFLQRLTTNQLDKSVGSVTYTLMLDEAGGVRSDVTVARLEPDVFQVGINGNIDVAYFRSLLPADVRVRDITGATCCIGVWGPLARDLVQPLSREDFSHTGLKYFRARKARIAGVPVTAMRLSYVGELGWEIYTEADNGQRLWDALWAAGRGLGVIAAGRAAFNSLRLEKGYRLWGTDMTTEHDPYEAGVGFAVRPAKGAFAGREAIDGRSEETATRRLRCLTVDDGRTVVLGKEPVFCGGVPAGYVTSAAYGYTIGRPIAYAWLPATVGIGDGVEIEYFGRRVAATVAAEPLVDPGMARIRR comes from the coding sequence ATGACCCGTGTCGTGATCATCGGCGCCGGCATCGTGGGCGCCAACCTCGCCGACGAGCTGACCGCCCGCGGCTGGACCGACGTCACCGTGCTCGACCAGGGGCCGCTCCCGCTCACTGGCGGCTCGACCTCCCACGCGCCCGGCCTGGTGTTCCAGACGAACGCGTCGAAGGCGATGACGGAGTTCGCGAGCTACACCGTCGAGAAGCTCCGCTCGCTCGAAGTGGACGGGCTCCCGTGCTTCAACCAGGTCGGCGGGATGGAGGTGGCGAGCACCCCGGCGCGGTGGCACGACCTCAAGCGCAAACAGGGCTGGGCGACGTCGTGGGGTGTCGAGGCGCGGCTGATCGACGCCGCCGAATGCGTCGAGCGATGGCCGCTGCTCGACGGTTCATCGGTCCTCGGCGCGCTGTATGTACCGACCGACGGGTTGGCCAAGGCGTCACGCGCGGTGGTCGCGCTGGCGCGGCGGGCGGAGTCGCGGGGCGCGCGGTTCGTCGGCTCGACGCGGGTGACCGGCGTCCGGCAGTCGGGCGGGCGCGTCACCGGGGTCGAGACGGACCAGGGCGAGTTCGCGGCGGACGTCGTCGTGTCGTGCGCCGGGTTCTGGGGCCGGGAGATCGGCGCCATGGTCGGGCTGGACGTGCCGCTGCTGCCGCTCGCGCACCAGTACGCGAAGACCGGGCAGATCGCGGAGCTGATCGGCCGCAACACCGAGGCGGGCGAGGCGAGCCTGCCGATCCTGCGCCACCAGGACCAGGACCTGTACTTCCGTGAGCACGTCGACCGGATCGGCATCGGCTCGTACGCGCACCGGCCGATGCCGGTCGAGCCGCTCGCCGCCTCGGCCGAGGTGACCGAATCGTCGATGCCGTCGATGCTCCCGTTCACCGAAGAGGACTTCGCGCCGTCGTGGGAGGAGGGCCGGCTGCTGCTGCCGGCCCTGCGGCAGGCGAAGGTCGAGGAGGGCTTCAACGGGATCTTCTCCTTCACCCCGGACGGCCAGTCGCTGGTGGGGGAGTCCACGGAGGTCCGCGGCTTCTGGGTCGCCGAGGCGATCTGGGTGACGCATTCGGCGGGCATCGCCAAGGCCGTCGCCGAGCAGCTGGTGCACGGCCGGTCCGAGACCGACCTGCACGAGCTGGACCTCCACCGGTTCGAGGACGTGCAGCTGGCGCCGGAGTACGTGAGCGAGACCTCGCAGCAGAACTTCGTGGAGATCTACGACGTGCTGCACCCGCTGCAGCCGAAGCTCTCGCCGCGGAACCTTCGGGTGAGCCCGTTCCACGCCCGGCAGCGTGAGCTGGGCGCGGTGTTCCTGGAGGCCGCCGGCTGGGAGCGGCCGCACTGGTTCGAGGCCAACGCGCCGCTGTTGAAGCAGCTCCCGCACGACTACCTGCCGCCCGCCCGGGACAGCTGGGCCGCGCAGTTCCACTCGCCGATCGCGGCGGCCGAGGCGTGGCACACGCGCAACGGCGTCGCGCTGTACGACATGACCCCGCTCAAACGGGTCGAGGTCAGCGGGCCCGGGGCGCTGGATTTCCTGCAGCGGCTCACGACGAACCAGCTCGACAAGTCCGTCGGCTCGGTCACGTACACCCTCATGCTCGACGAGGCGGGCGGCGTGCGCAGCGACGTCACCGTGGCGCGGCTGGAGCCGGACGTGTTCCAGGTGGGCATCAACGGGAACATCGACGTCGCGTACTTCCGCTCGCTGCTGCCCGCGGACGTCCGCGTCCGGGACATCACGGGCGCGACCTGTTGCATCGGCGTCTGGGGGCCGCTCGCGCGGGATCTGGTGCAGCCACTGTCGCGAGAGGACTTCTCGCACACCGGGCTGAAGTACTTCCGCGCGCGGAAGGCCCGGATCGCCGGCGTCCCGGTGACCGCCATGCGACTGTCCTATGTGGGCGAACTCGGCTGGGAGATCTACACCGAGGCCGACAACGGGCAACGGCTGTGGGACGCGCTGTGGGCCGCCGGGCGCGGGCTGGGCGTGATCGCGGCCGGGCGGGCGGCGTTCAACAGCCTCCGGCTGGAGAAGGGCTACCGGCTGTGGGGCACGGACATGACCACGGAACACGACCCGTACGAGGCCGGGGTCGGTTTCGCGGTCCGGCCCGCGAAGGGTGCTTTTGCCGGCCGGGAAGCGATCGACGGGCGCAGTGAAGAAACGGCGACGCGGCGGTTGCGCTGCCTGACCGTGGACGACGGCCGGACCGTGGTGCTCGGCAAAGAGCCGGTGTTCTGCGGCGGTGTGCCGGCCGGATACGTGACCAGCGCGGCGTACGGCTACACGATCGGGCGGCCGATCGCCTACGCGTGGCTCCCGGCCACCGTCGGCATCGGTGACGGGGTCGAGATCGAGTACTTCGGCCGCCGGGTCGCGGCGACGGTGGCGGCCGAGCCGCTCGTCGACCCCGGCATGGCGCGGATCCGGCGCTGA